Proteins encoded in a region of the Podospora pseudopauciseta strain CBS 411.78 chromosome 6, whole genome shotgun sequence genome:
- a CDS encoding hypothetical protein (EggNog:ENOG503PQVS), which yields MGQKQSSVPATFFCPNTGEELENPLGLCTHCQAAHDIIWQSVFICPNTGYRIDTLSRRPDKECPSCFQMHQPYSKRVYICPVTGAQIPHPKETGGKCQKCKRSHEDNSTPMTSKEAVMARGLRD from the exons ATGGGACAAAAGCAATCCAGTGTGCCG GCAACCTTTTTCTGCCCCAACACgggcgaggagcttgagaACCCTCTCGGCCTCTGCACCCACTGCCAGGCCGCCCACGACATCATCTGGCAGTCTGTCTTCATATGCCCGAATACAGGCTACAGAATAGACACTCTTTCTCGACGACCCGACAAAGAATGCCCCTCTTGCTTTCAGATGCACCAGCCATACAGCAAGCGAGTCTACATCTGTCCAGTCACCGGCGCCCAAATCCCACACCCCAAAGAGACGGGCGGGAAATGCCAAAAGTGCAAACGTAGCCACGAAGACAACTCGACGCCCATGACCAGCAAGGAGGCCGTGATGGCGAGGGGCCTGAGAGATTGA
- a CDS encoding hypothetical protein (COG:C; EggNog:ENOG503NUGQ), which produces MFSANQPLVSPQPRPLCLFSPRHILSHLTCTEPYSCVFPLLSQLKQITMAKDNREFRILICGGGVAGLTLANALEQASIPYLLLERRPDLAPQVGASIGIFSSGARILDQLGAWDRIEKEAERINLLTARRADGSVICEDRSTELILARTGYCTAWGERQVLLRGLVDNIRDKSRLLTGRNVVEVRHDLDKGVRVVCDDGEEFEGDVLVGCDGVNSLVRGRMWELAGVVERERESLFADHNTLFGIAYGVEGLTSGHLDTSYNIGRVGMTIVADEGKVYWFAGERLSRRYHHGEIPQFNEQEVQSFLARNGDLILRPDPNRLTLADLWKKTVVHRLVSIEQGRFKLWHWGRITCAGDSIHKSTPNLGVGGNIAIESAAALANGIKKLADKCARTGQLHPSPDDIQKMLAEYQQERETRAAAVVDASGFLTQAHCMQTAYSRFFVNWLLPNFGELIAELFHHVMIGATKIDYLPLPKRSLMVTAPFNPTMGDGRRESRFERALFALPLFLMSCLAFWIMNVGMPEQWAKEQRDGGFIAVDNTLVPVLRSFYGWRSLDETMAWVNMIFVPGMYGTSEEGRRHMITFLFEALPFFTIWLLESTRRANALTILQLPNLFLTLCQLMGVGIIGPFYLYLHYILSPIESFAARDKRLTNTRWSYTTLPAILLAYLTPLIGFLFSPDLPQRQSWLFIWQPFPIWTALAMLTLSRLFSDTVNQDKINNFTKDLPVLRIYIGLGSIIAAAAHIWGRNGGVDPAHWGLFFPGGIPRHYGDLTSFAVNFLKWDYLFGFGSHIVWVGYLFWDLRQAGMLREGWGNVMGFVVAGLVTVGPGATIGGAWVFREGVLAKRWHKDAVTVESVGRLHGGSK; this is translated from the exons ATGTTCTCAGCCAATCAGCCTCTTGTCTCACCTCAGCCTCGGCCTTTATGTCTCTTTTCTCCACGTCATATACTTAGTCACCTAACCTGCACCGAACCGTATTCTTGTGTGTTCCCTCTTTTATCACAGCTCAAACAAATCACCATGGCAAAGGACAACCGCGAATTCCGCATCCTCATCTGCGGAGGCGGAGTTGCTGGCCTCACTCTAGCAAATGCGCTTGAG CAAGCCTCCATCCCCTATCTCCTCCTCGAACGCCGCCCTGACCTCGCTCCCCAGGTCGGCGCCTCGATCGGCATCTTCAGCTCAGGCGCGCGCATCCTCGACCAGCTCGGGGCCTGGGACCGCATCGAGAAAGAAGCCGAGCGGATCAACCTGCTTACTGCCCGTCGAGCAGACGGGAGCGTGATTTGCGAGGACAGGAGTACTGAGCTTATCCTGGCGAGGACGGGGTACTGCACTGCGTGGGGGGAGCGGCAGGTTTTGCTGCGGGGTTTGGTGGATAACATCAGGGACAAGAGCAGGTTGTTGACGGGGAGGaatgtggtggaggtgaggcaTGATTTGGAcaagggggtgagggttgtttgtgatgacggggaggagtttgagggggatGTTCTGGTGGGGTGTGATGGGGTTAATAgtttggtgagggggaggatgtgggagttggcgggggtggtggaacgggagagggaga GTTTGTTCGCTGACCATAACACGCTGTTTGGCATTGCGTACGGGGTGGAAGGGCTGACGTCTGGGCATCTGGACACATCGTACAATATCGGCCGTGTTGGAATGACGATTGTTGCCGACGAGGGAAAGGTGTACTGGTTCGCAGGAGAGCGTCTCTCCCGAAGATACCACCATGGCGAAATTCCACAATTCAACGAACAAGAAGTCCAATCCTTCCTCGCCCGCAACGGCgacctcatcctccgccCAGACCCCAACCGTCTCACCCTCGCGGACCTCTGGAAAAAAACCGTCGTCCACCGCCTCGTCTCGATCGAACAAGGCAGATTCAAACTCTGGCACTGGGGGCGAATCACCTGCGCAGGAGACAGCATCCACAAGTCGACCCCCAACTTGGGAGTTGGTGGAAACATTGCCATCGAAAGCGCAGCCGCGCTGGCCAATGGGATCAAGAAGCTGGCTGACAAATGCGCCCGGACGGGACAGTTGCATCCCTCGCCGGATGACATCCAAAAAATGCTCGCCGAGTACCAACAGGAACGGGAAACACGGGCAGCTGCGGTTGTGGACGCGTCAGGCTTCTTGACACAAGCCCACTGCATGCAGACGGCTTATTCTCGATTCTTTGTTAACTGGCTGCTCCCCAACTTTGGAGAGCTGATTGCCGAGCTTTTTCATCACGTTATGATCGGAGCGACGAAGATTGATTACTTGCCGCTGCCGAAACGATCACTCATGGTGACCGCACCGTTCAACCCGACCatgggggatgggaggagggagagcagGTTCGAGAGGGCGTTGTTTGCTCTGCCGTTGTTTTTGATGTCGTGTCTTGCTTTTTGGATCATGAATGTGGGAATGCCGGAGCAGTGGGCGAAAGAGCAGCGTGATGGGGGTTTTATCGCTGTTGACAACACTTTGGTTCCGGTGCTGCGGTCGTTTTATGGCTGGAGGAGTCTTGACGAGACGATGGCGTGGGTGAATATGATCTTTGTGCCGGGTATGTACGGCACATCGGAAGAAGGCCGCCGGCATATGATCACCTTTCTGTTTGAGGCGCTGCCCTTCTTTACGATCTGGCTGCTGGAGTCGACACGGCGGGCGAATGCGCTTACTATCTTGCAGCT gcccaacctcttcctcaccctctgCCAACTCATGGGCGTGGGCATCATCGGCCCCTTCTACCTCTACCTCCACtacatcctctcccccatcgAATCCTTCGCCGCCCGCGACAAGCGCCTGACCAACACCCGCTGGTCgtacaccaccctccctgccatcctcctcgcctaCCTCACCCCCCTAATCGggttcctcttctcccctgacctcccccaacgccaaTCCTGGCTGTTCATCTGGCAACCCTTCCCCATCTGGACCGCACTGGCAATGCTCACCCTCTCCAGACTATTCAGCGACACCGTCAACCAAGACAAGATCAACAACTTCACCAAAGACCTCCCCGTTCTTCGAATTTACATCGGCTTGGGGAGTATCATAGCAGCAGCGGCACATATATGGGGGAGAAACGGCGGGGTTGACCCGGCACACTGGGGGCTGTTTTTCCCGGGAGGGATCCCAAGACATTACGGGGATTTGACCTCGTTTGCGGTCAATTTCCTAAAGTGGGATTATCTTTTCGGTTTTGGGAGCCACATTGTCTGGGTGGGGTATTTGTTTTGGGATTTGAGACAGGCGGGcatgttgagggaggggtgggggaaTGTGATGGGGTTTgtggtggctgggttggtgaCTGTGGGGCCGGGGGCGACGATTGGGGGGGCGTGGGTGTttagggagggggttttggcgAAGAGGTGGCATAAGGATGCGGTGACGGTGGAGAGTGTAGGGAGGCTGCATGGGGGGAGTAAGTAG
- a CDS encoding hypothetical protein (COG:S; EggNog:ENOG503PQHA) translates to MLSTAIFRGLLVSALAVAGASAECTRFIEAYEGDTCAILAEIAGITVTQFLRFNPSVTSCSQLVTGGLYCIEGIADSGPTASASRTTSAAPTSSSPVRLTVSQDGTCGSGVTCTGSSFGNCCSQFGFCGSSADYCLSDGCQRGFGSCGAGAISSASSAPITPGPTASVTVTVTSVVAVTRTSIVSQTNTATVTTTVPQTVVATRTITNTVPATAFTTQTVRVTSTTTLTTGATAIVTRTVDLTLTSIVTRTATVPVTATLTTVITNLVEVTVTSTRSSTTTTTTTRTVQTVVPVTQTLTTILTSVSVSTRVLTSTAIVTSGTCGTPTTRAPATTTTPSGSRPTLPGTPSNCKNLAVITQNDTCRSLASRANLTLLQFYDLNPSINCDQLWEGYYVCVGR, encoded by the exons ATGCTTTCTACGGCGATCTTCAGGGGCCTCCTGGTCTCTGCTCTGGCTGTTGCGGGGGCTTCGGCAGAATGTACTCGATTCATCGAGGCCTATGAGGGAGACACATGTGCCATCCTGGCTGAGATCGCCGGCATCACCGTGACTCAGTTCCTCCGGTTCAATCCTTCAGTCACGAGCTGTTCGCAGCTGGTTACTGGTGGTTTATATTGCATCGAAGGAATTGCCGACAGTGGCCCTACAGCCTCGGCATCACGGACGACATCTGCTGCCCctacctcttcttctccggtGCGCCTCACCGTCAGCCAGGATGGCACTTGTGGCTCGGGCGTGACCTGCACCGGATCGAGCTTCGGAAACTGCTGCTCGCAATTTGGCTTTTGCGGTAGTTCGGCTGATTACTGCTTGTCAGATGGCTGCCAAAGAGGTTTTGGCTCTTGCGGTGCCGGCGCTATCTCTTCTGCCAGCAGTGCTCCCATCACGCCGGGGCCTACCGCTTCAGTCACTGTCACTGTCACGTCCGTTGTAGCTGTCACCCGCACTTCGATCGTCTCCCAGACCAACACAGCTACTGTTACGACCACTGTACCACAGACGGTCGTTGCTACCAggaccatcaccaacaccgttCCGGCCACGGCCTTTACAACCCAGACAGTTCGCGTCACCTCCACCACTACTCTCACCACTGGTGCCACCGCCATTGTGACCCGAACGGTCGACCTCACCTTGACTAGCATCGTAACACGCACAGCCACAGTCCCAGTCACCGCCACGCTAACAACAGTCATTACCAACCTGGTGGAGGTCACCGTCACGTCAACCAGATCCTCCACGAccacgacaacaaccacgaGAACAGTTCAGACTGTCGTACCGGTAACGCAGACACTGACAACTATTCTAACCAGTGTCTCAGTCTCGACCAGGGTGTTGACCAGCACGGCAATCGTCACAAGCGGGACATGCGGAACGCCGACCACAAGGGCGCCGGCTACGACGACAACCCCGAGTGGAAGTCGGCCAACGCTACCCGGAACACCCAGTAACT GCAAGAACTTGGCCGTCATTACCCAGAACGACACTTGCCGCAGCTTGGCCTCGAGGGCGAATTTGACACTGCTTCAGTT CTACGACCTCAACCCATCC ATCAACTGTGACCAATTGTGGGAGGGGTATTATGTGTGCGTGGGGAGATAA
- a CDS encoding hypothetical protein (COG:I; EggNog:ENOG503Q4VY; MEROPS:MER0030934), translated as MSDLHLDSPGHETCTKPSASKMRWSTTIIFLATALAPGAQCLFTGGGLTILSQNNLDGAENDKSAAILINQPSPNYAAAMACQLLGEETWDPKKSKFTTTLAKSLPYQAYLGVVPRDQLYWVSKSNPNADKCRAIDATGKTRNVDCSTELPTLCSQSARVSNQTVDDTQSNWQVQQFVGSKLVTGYRDLHAWKFRGLRFADPPRRFTYSKVANYGEDGEIDATKAGADCSQPIGEVTSGSSEDCLFANVWTPYLPRMAGQDAKKQLKPVMLYLYGGGLTSGSGKNPNTDGTNLASRGDVVVVSVNYRVGSLGFLNLNDDVHKGNYAISDMITALEWVNKYIKYFGGDPNKVTLFGESAGALGTHVVLSSPKAKGLFHRAILQSNPDGYPSPERPVTPAIFYDTLAHNFETTTKNVLKDAGCLDAKDKVACLGKLSGFDLVNLPTNAYGIVQDGLYLTTPTLNFTSTLASKIPVMLGITRDEVGVMIDDPPAPNATFIQYFNTVAQKHFGLPANSTSLFSLPASTLALQNNEAAILNSTISLLSSLIFTCPSLAKAYSASRHGTFKDTYYFVFNRTYQMPGYSRDWCRPPSTNGYPKGILDMEYYKCHAGEQMIVFGTEARGGLPDRDGNDFAFERLVVDYWGAFARWGKPEFGKGYLEVRGFEGTRREVERLGRWEGVDWRRPKARVLQWGGRGGMVGFGELSGLCASLGVELTVLEG; from the exons ATGTCAGACCTCCACCTTGACTCACCCGGCCACGAAACCTGTACCAAGCCATCAGCTTCAAAGATGCGTTGGTCAACGACAATCATATTTCTGGCCACGGCTCTGGCCCCCGGGGCACAGTGTCTGTTCACCGGGGGTGGTTTGACCATACTGTCACAGAACAATCTTGACG GTGCCGAAAATGACAAGTCcgccgccatcctcatcaaccagcCCAGTCCCAACTATGCCGCCGCCATGGCCTGTCAGCTGCTCGGAGAAGAGACATGGGACCCTAAGAAGTCCAAATTCACCACCACGTTGGCAAAATCATTGCCCTACCAAGCATACCTTGGAGTGGTCCCACGGGACCAGCTCTACTGGGTTTCCAAGAGCAACCCCAACGCTGATAAGTGTCGGGCCATTGATGCCACAGGCAAGACTCGCAATGTTGATTGCTCCACCGAGTTACCTACCCTCTGTTCCCAGTCAGCCCGAGTGTCCAACCAGACCGTCGATGACACCCAATCCAACTGGCAAGTCCAGCAGTTTGTTGGTTCGAAACTGGTGACCGGTTACCGCGACCTACACGCCTGGAAGTTCCGCGGCCTGCGCTTTGCCGACCCACCGAGGCGGTTCACCTACTCCAAAGTCGCCAATTACGGAGAGGACGGCGAGATTGACGCCACCAAGGCCGGAGCAGACTGCTCGCAACCCATCGGCGAAGTCACCAGTGGCAGCAGCGAGGACTGCCTGTTTGCCAATGTCTGGACGCCTTACCTGCCGCGTATGGCTGGCCAAGATGCCAAGAAACAGTTGAAGCCTGTCATGCTATATCTCTACGGCGGAGGCTTGACATCCGGTTCTGGAAAGAATCCAAACACGGATGGAACCAACCTTGCCTCGAGGGGCGATGTCGTGGTGGTGTCTGTCAACTACCGCGTCGGCTCGCTTGGTTTCTTGAACCTGAATGATGATGTCCACAAGGGAAACTACGCCATCTCAGACATGATTACTGCCTTGGAGTGGGTCAACAAGTACATCAAGTACTTTGGCGGTGACCCGAACAAAGTGACCTTATTCGGAGAGTCTGCAGGTGCTTTGGGCACTCATGTCGTCCTCAGTTCGCCAAAGGCAAAGGGTCTATTTCACCGTGCTATCCTACAATCCAACCCAGATGGATACCCAAGCCCGGAAAGGCCTGTCACCCCTGCCATTTTCTACGACACACTGGCCCACAACTTTGAGACGACCACCAAGAACGTGTTGAAAGACGCCGGCTGTTTGGATGCAAAAGACAAAGTTGCCTGTCTCGGAAAGCTAAGCGGCTTCGACCTCGTCAACCTGCCGACCAACGCCTA CGGTATCGTCCAAGACGGTCTCTACCTCACCACTCCAACCCTCAACTTCACCTCCACTCTGGCCTCCAAGATTCCCGTCATGCTAGGCATCACACGCGACGAAGTCGGCGTTATGATTGACGACCCCCCGGCCCCCAACGCAACCTTCATCCAGTACTTCAACACCGTCGCCCAGAAGCACTTTGGCCTCCCCGCCAACTCCACCTCTTTGTTCTCCCTCCCGGCGAGCACTCTCGCCCTCCAAAACAACGAAGCCGCCATACTCAACAGCACCATCTCCCTTCTCTCCTCGTTAATCTTcacctgcccctccctcgccaaagccTATAGCGCCTCCCGCCACGGCACCTTCAAAGACACGTACTATTTTGTCTTCAACCGGACCTACCAGATGCCAGGGTACTCCCGTGATTGGTGTCGACCTCCTAGCACCAACGGGTACCCTAAGGGGATTTTGGATATGGAGTACTACAAGTGTCATGCGGGGGAGCAAATGATTGTTTTTGGGACAGAGGCAAGGGGAGGGTTGCCGGATAGGGATGGTAACGACTTTGCTTTTGAgcggttggtggttgattaCTGGGGGGCGTTTGCGCGGTGGGGGAAGCCCGAGTTTGGAAAGGGGTATTtggaggtgagggggtttgaggggacgaggagggaggtggagaggttgggacGGTGGGAGGGTGTGGATTGGAGGCGGCCGAAGGCGAGGGTGTTGCagtggggtggaaggggggggatggttgggtttggggagttGAGTGGTTTGTGTGcgagtttgggggtggagttGACTGTGTTGGAGGGTTGA